Proteins encoded in a region of the Poseidonibacter antarcticus genome:
- a CDS encoding ATP-binding protein codes for MKELIDFIKSKDIEETNFFTQLKCTKEEAVLLQFITKEYAKGRDSLVVIDILSKFYDIEKFEHLEKLSLIKSLLEFGWIVQISFDQIKLNEISKLELLNSSVSLSSSYLKLLENGSNDFILPEIKNYSDHLEYLQDQFFKIDLAQQLNVVKKNFDVNSPSSNRLKSKLVLLENRIKERIKVTNNSIMLEDFFKENELKEQEQTLFLALLKEEYSGGDGSIRDMNALIELISSDDYEKIKYRSLLEESSPLVSNSLVDYDEVLTPFGGINRNFYIPDEVLYKISHPTQKKTRGSKIKIDSIIKEQDIFELTSTTKTLDDVVLNDKTRETLNSLLKQVDKDVINRLKLWGIKDKRKGIEAKIIFYGVAGTGKSLTALALAKSLKKDVLSFDCSKILSMYVGESEKNVRSIFDKYYELCEKTKTEPVLLLNEADQFLSSRTTGAGNGSDKMHNQIQNIFLEQIEKFDGILIATTNLLENLDKAFSRRFNYKIEFMKPNKKQRLELWNKLLPSNLPLSEDFDINELVSYELTGGQIELIIKNAAYKIAVNPEPIFNVEDFKEQITKEQKGQFDSENKVGFF; via the coding sequence ATGAAAGAATTAATTGATTTTATTAAGTCAAAAGATATAGAAGAAACAAACTTTTTTACACAATTAAAATGTACAAAAGAAGAGGCAGTTTTATTACAATTTATTACAAAAGAGTATGCAAAAGGAAGAGATAGTTTAGTTGTTATTGACATACTATCAAAGTTTTATGATATTGAGAAGTTTGAACATTTAGAAAAATTAAGTTTGATTAAATCACTTTTAGAATTTGGATGGATAGTTCAAATATCATTTGACCAAATTAAACTAAATGAAATTTCAAAACTAGAATTATTAAATTCAAGTGTTTCACTTTCAAGTTCATATTTAAAATTATTAGAAAATGGTTCTAATGATTTTATTCTTCCTGAAATAAAAAATTATTCAGATCATTTAGAATACTTACAAGATCAGTTTTTTAAAATAGATTTAGCACAGCAGTTAAATGTTGTAAAGAAAAATTTTGATGTTAATTCTCCTAGTTCAAATAGATTAAAATCAAAATTAGTATTATTAGAAAATAGAATTAAAGAAAGAATCAAGGTTACAAATAATTCTATAATGCTTGAAGATTTCTTTAAAGAAAATGAATTAAAAGAACAAGAACAAACACTATTTTTAGCACTTCTAAAAGAAGAATATTCAGGGGGAGATGGTTCAATTAGAGATATGAATGCACTAATTGAATTAATTTCAAGTGATGATTATGAAAAAATAAAATATAGATCATTACTTGAAGAAAGTTCACCTCTTGTTTCCAACTCATTAGTAGATTATGATGAGGTTCTAACTCCTTTTGGTGGGATTAATAGAAACTTCTATATTCCAGATGAAGTTTTATATAAAATATCACATCCTACACAGAAAAAAACAAGAGGTTCAAAGATAAAAATTGATTCAATTATCAAAGAGCAGGATATCTTTGAATTAACAAGTACAACAAAAACTTTAGATGATGTTGTATTAAATGACAAAACAAGAGAAACATTAAATTCACTACTAAAACAAGTTGATAAAGATGTAATTAATAGATTAAAATTATGGGGAATTAAAGATAAAAGAAAAGGTATAGAAGCCAAAATTATCTTTTATGGAGTTGCAGGAACTGGTAAAAGTTTAACAGCTTTAGCATTAGCAAAATCTTTGAAAAAAGATGTTCTTAGTTTTGACTGTTCAAAAATTCTTTCAATGTATGTAGGTGAGAGTGAAAAAAATGTAAGAAGTATCTTTGATAAATATTATGAACTTTGTGAAAAAACAAAAACAGAACCAGTATTATTATTAAATGAAGCAGATCAATTCTTAAGTTCAAGAACAACAGGTGCAGGAAATGGAAGTGATAAAATGCATAACCAAATCCAAAATATATTTTTAGAACAAATAGAAAAGTTTGATGGAATTTTAATAGCAACTACAAACTTACTTGAAAACTTAGATAAAGCATTTTCAAGAAGATTTAACTACAAAATAGAGTTTATGAAACCAAATAAAAAACAAAGATTAGAGTTATGGAATAAATTACTTCCTTCAAATCTTCCATTGAGTGAAGATTTTGATATAAATGAACTAGTTTCATACGAATTAACAGGTGGACAAATAGAACTTATTATCAAAAATGCAGCATATAAAATTGCAGTAAATCCTGAACCAATCTTTAATGTTGAAGATTTTAAAGAACAAATCACAAAAGAACAAAAAGGACAATTTGATAGTGAAAACAAAGTAGGATTCTTTTAG
- a CDS encoding tetratricopeptide repeat protein, translating to MIKNSIKFLFITTISSLLFIGCSNHEAALKILPNEIAQANECISTNKELEADCYDLISYKNSIAMLRSGINAYTKGNYKEAFHKYTLAQKKGNFYANSLLADLYNKGNGVAKNQEIALELLKDVDDVDGIAAYKLSFYYINKKDYDEALELLIFAGNNNVKKAQYELSKIYRDGTLAKDDPIKAKSWYEKYENKSNSLIRKIYGI from the coding sequence ATGATAAAAAATAGTATTAAATTCTTATTTATTACAACTATTAGTTCTTTGTTATTTATAGGATGTAGTAATCATGAAGCTGCTTTAAAAATTCTTCCAAATGAAATTGCGCAAGCAAATGAATGTATAAGTACAAATAAAGAACTAGAAGCAGATTGTTATGATTTAATATCATACAAAAATTCAATTGCAATGCTTCGATCTGGAATAAATGCTTATACAAAAGGAAATTATAAAGAAGCTTTTCATAAATATACATTAGCTCAAAAAAAAGGTAATTTTTATGCTAATTCACTTTTAGCAGATCTTTATAATAAGGGGAATGGTGTTGCAAAAAATCAAGAAATAGCACTTGAACTTTTAAAAGATGTTGACGACGTTGATGGTATTGCTGCATACAAACTATCATTTTATTATATAAACAAAAAAGATTATGATGAAGCTTTAGAACTATTAATTTTTGCTGGTAATAATAATGTTAAAAAAGCACAATATGAATTATCTAAGATTTATAGAGATGGAACACTTGCAAAAGATGATCCAATAAAAGCTAAATCTTGGTATGAAAAATATGAAAATAAAAGCAATAGCTTAATTAGGAAAATCTATGGTATCTAA
- a CDS encoding tetratricopeptide repeat protein: MVSKLNILKSLFLASGIAISFNGCFFSSPTFTIEEENIGVQECHKFEKNEQKIECYDDLSSDNSMASLKLGIFYADANDYDKAYDYLNSSKEMGNYYANLPLAYLYFKGNGVEEDSEKSLELLKEAAHKDPNAAFQLSKFYFKGIGIKQDTKKGLEYLISAANKNMFVAQKQLAMIYSKGFHTIKKDLVKAKYWQEKANNNKKDSTFNIYKL; this comes from the coding sequence ATGGTATCTAAATTAAATATATTAAAATCACTGTTTTTAGCTTCTGGAATAGCTATATCTTTTAATGGGTGTTTCTTTTCTTCACCAACTTTTACTATTGAAGAAGAGAATATTGGAGTACAAGAGTGTCATAAATTTGAAAAGAATGAGCAAAAAATAGAATGTTATGATGATTTAAGTTCAGATAATTCTATGGCTTCATTAAAACTTGGTATTTTTTATGCTGATGCAAATGATTATGATAAAGCATATGATTATCTTAATTCTTCAAAAGAAATGGGTAACTATTATGCAAATTTACCTTTAGCTTATCTATATTTTAAAGGTAACGGAGTTGAAGAAGATTCTGAAAAATCATTAGAACTATTAAAAGAAGCTGCGCATAAAGATCCAAATGCTGCATTTCAGTTATCAAAATTTTATTTCAAAGGTATTGGAATAAAACAAGATACAAAGAAAGGATTAGAGTACTTAATCTCTGCTGCAAATAAAAATATGTTTGTCGCTCAAAAACAATTAGCAATGATTTACTCGAAAGGTTTTCATACTATTAAAAAAGATTTAGTAAAAGCAAAATATTGGCAAGAAAAAGCCAACAATAATAAAAAAGATAGCACATTTAATATATATAAACTGTAA
- the nfo gene encoding deoxyribonuclease IV, whose protein sequence is MKYVGAHVSASGGVFNAPINAKAIGAKAFALFVKNQRQWAAKDFEPKVLDKWFIELEKSGVQTKHILPHDSYLINLGHPIVENREKSLNGFLHEINRCEILKLDKLNFHPGSHLRKITEDECLDNIAVSLNRAIDATNDVKLVIENTAGQGSNLGYKFEHLAYIIDKVEDKSRIGVCIDTCHMFTAGYDIRTREAYDKTWGEFDSIIGREYLMGMHINDSKPDLGSRVDRHDSLGEGKIGWDAFKFIMNDDRMDDIPLILETINEDIWPEEIQALYDLVEK, encoded by the coding sequence ATGAAATATGTTGGAGCACATGTAAGTGCTAGTGGTGGAGTTTTTAACGCACCAATTAATGCAAAAGCAATTGGAGCAAAAGCCTTTGCTTTATTTGTAAAAAATCAAAGACAATGGGCTGCAAAAGATTTTGAGCCAAAAGTACTAGATAAATGGTTTATAGAATTAGAAAAATCAGGGGTTCAAACTAAACATATTTTGCCTCATGATTCATATTTAATAAATTTAGGTCATCCTATTGTTGAAAATAGAGAAAAATCTTTAAATGGTTTTCTTCATGAAATAAATCGTTGTGAGATTTTAAAATTGGATAAATTAAATTTTCATCCGGGTTCTCATCTTAGAAAGATTACAGAAGATGAATGTTTAGATAATATTGCTGTTTCTTTAAACAGAGCAATTGATGCTACAAATGATGTAAAATTGGTTATTGAAAATACAGCAGGTCAAGGATCTAACTTAGGTTATAAATTTGAACATCTTGCATATATTATTGATAAAGTTGAAGATAAAAGTAGAATAGGTGTTTGTATTGATACCTGTCATATGTTTACAGCAGGGTATGATATAAGAACACGAGAAGCTTATGATAAAACATGGGGTGAATTTGACTCAATTATTGGTCGTGAATATCTAATGGGAATGCATATAAATGATTCTAAACCAGATTTAGGAAGTAGAGTTGACAGACACGATTCCCTAGGTGAGGGTAAAATTGGTTGGGATGCTTTTAAATTTATTATGAATGATGATAGAATGGACGATATTCCACTTATATTAGAAACTATAAATGAAGATATTTGGCCTGAAGAAATTCAAGCCCTTTATGATTTAGTAGAAAAATAA
- a CDS encoding NAD(P)/FAD-dependent oxidoreductase, giving the protein MEKVVIIGGGYSGIYALRELAKNKNIQITLIDKHTFHNLQPEVYDLIANKSNIADVTIDLTTLCMGINHDYVEYKNLKVRRIDKEAQKIYTEEKEIVTYDYLVMAAGTRTFFPPQIPGLNNAHDIKKLHWAMFFKQSFENQLFKKIRDEAKQCEDTHIVVVGAGLSGVEIAAEMAYNSKMFFKRGNFSCDNLKISLVSSSDTILPGLSPKLISMSHQRLKSLGINVITSTKLTECHKDHLELSNGVKIYHSFIIFTGGIEASPITTDLDVDKNRRGQILVNEFLQANGHENIFAVGDVAEIKDKKGEIMPPNVTVARISGTCAGRNILNHIKKKKLKACDPKLEGILIALGGKYAAGNLYDLVHVQGRIAYEIKKYVFSSYRKPLLKLIEAGYKKLKRL; this is encoded by the coding sequence ATGGAAAAAGTTGTAATAATTGGTGGTGGATATTCAGGAATATATGCATTACGAGAACTAGCAAAAAACAAAAATATACAAATTACATTAATAGATAAACACACATTTCATAACTTACAACCTGAAGTTTATGATTTAATTGCAAATAAATCAAATATTGCAGATGTTACTATTGATTTAACTACATTATGTATGGGTATAAATCATGATTATGTAGAATATAAAAATTTAAAAGTTCGAAGAATAGATAAAGAAGCTCAAAAAATTTATACAGAAGAAAAAGAAATTGTTACTTATGATTATTTAGTAATGGCAGCAGGTACACGAACATTTTTCCCTCCACAAATACCAGGACTTAATAATGCACATGATATTAAAAAATTACATTGGGCAATGTTTTTTAAACAAAGCTTTGAAAATCAACTTTTCAAAAAAATTAGAGATGAAGCTAAACAATGTGAAGATACACATATTGTTGTAGTTGGAGCTGGTTTATCAGGAGTTGAAATTGCAGCAGAAATGGCTTATAACTCAAAAATGTTCTTTAAAAGAGGAAACTTTTCTTGTGATAATTTAAAAATATCACTTGTAAGTAGCTCTGATACAATTCTTCCTGGATTAAGCCCTAAACTTATAAGTATGTCTCATCAAAGATTAAAATCTTTAGGAATTAATGTTATTACAAGTACAAAATTAACAGAATGTCATAAAGATCATTTAGAATTATCAAATGGTGTAAAGATTTATCATTCATTTATTATCTTTACAGGAGGTATTGAAGCTTCTCCTATTACAACAGACTTAGATGTAGATAAAAACAGAAGAGGTCAGATTCTTGTAAATGAGTTCTTACAAGCAAATGGTCATGAAAATATCTTTGCAGTTGGTGATGTTGCAGAAATCAAAGACAAAAAAGGTGAGATTATGCCACCTAATGTAACAGTAGCTAGAATTAGTGGTACTTGTGCAGGTAGAAATATATTAAACCATATTAAAAAGAAAAAACTTAAAGCTTGTGATCCAAAACTTGAAGGTATTTTAATAGCACTTGGTGGTAAATATGCAGCAGGAAACCTATATGATTTGGTTCATGTACAAGGACGAATTGCATATGAAATCAAGAAGTATGTATTTTCTTCATATAGAAAACCGCTACTTAAGCTTATTGAAGCAGGTTATAAAAAATTAAAAAGATTATAA
- a CDS encoding thioredoxin family protein, whose translation MSKKIILIFTTIFMLMFFITTAQAQTGKVTGGLQHEMPDWFKESFLDLAEDVEEAKEANKHVMLFMSLDFCPYCTKMLKDNFVQGSKNQKYIENNFDVIGINIKGSRELVIDENTTMTEKEYADFLKVQYTPTIIFLNDKNKVLLRLNGYRSQQNFKLVLDFVKNKEYKNMSLTQYLDKVKNKTLYTLKTNKIFKDIKDLSTINTSLAVIFEDGSCTQCNYLHNTTLKNKDVQNELSKFTVVRYDAMSKEKITRPDGKITTPYDWAKEIKLDYRPGIILFDNKKEQARIDALLYSFHFKELLRYVNGGYYKKYNTFLDYLKPRQKELLNKGIDINLSDSI comes from the coding sequence ATGTCAAAAAAGATTATATTAATATTTACAACAATATTTATGCTTATGTTTTTTATAACAACAGCTCAAGCACAAACGGGAAAAGTAACTGGTGGATTACAACATGAAATGCCAGATTGGTTCAAAGAAAGTTTTCTTGATTTAGCAGAAGATGTTGAAGAAGCAAAAGAAGCTAATAAACATGTAATGCTATTTATGTCTTTAGATTTTTGTCCTTATTGTACAAAGATGCTAAAAGATAACTTTGTTCAAGGTAGTAAAAACCAGAAATATATAGAAAATAATTTTGATGTAATTGGTATCAATATCAAAGGTTCAAGAGAGCTTGTAATTGATGAAAATACAACAATGACAGAAAAAGAATATGCAGATTTCTTAAAAGTTCAATACACACCAACTATAATTTTCTTAAATGATAAAAATAAAGTACTTCTTCGATTAAATGGTTATAGATCACAACAAAACTTTAAACTTGTGCTTGATTTTGTAAAAAATAAAGAATACAAAAATATGAGTTTAACTCAATATTTAGATAAAGTTAAAAATAAAACTTTATATACTCTAAAAACAAATAAAATATTCAAAGATATAAAAGATCTTTCAACAATAAATACTAGCCTTGCTGTTATATTTGAAGATGGTAGTTGTACTCAATGTAACTATTTACACAATACTACGTTAAAGAATAAAGATGTACAAAATGAATTATCTAAATTTACAGTTGTAAGATATGATGCCATGTCAAAAGAAAAAATAACAAGACCTGATGGTAAAATAACAACTCCATATGATTGGGCAAAAGAGATAAAGCTTGATTATAGACCTGGAATTATTCTATTTGATAATAAAAAAGAACAAGCACGAATTGATGCACTTTTATATAGCTTTCATTTCAAAGAGTTGCTAAGATATGTAAATGGTGGATATTATAAAAAATATAATACATTTTTAGACTATTTAAAACCAAGACAAAAAGAACTTTTAAATAAGGGTATAGATATTAATTTATCTGATAGTATTTAA
- a CDS encoding epoxyqueuosine reductase QueH: protein MLVHICCAVDSHYFLERIQEEFPEETLVGFFYDPNIHPYSEYRLRYLDVEYSCQKLGIELIEGPYNLEEWLKKVKGMEHLPEKGDRCTVCYDDRLDNTVSKALELGHNKFTTTLLISPKKSQEKLDVIGHNLEKLHGIEFIYRDYKAGNGAEIQGKKVKENQLYRQNYCGCLFGLSAQREAQDKIMDEMFNPISNQILPESIEERLELYKRRNTLESSGEKYKIVKHRFLNYRLFSATVKVAKKIVASYILPYSMINRNKTNGRIEYEKDGINYLNRDELKIISIEKFNSLANTNYKNVKELMFNPPLFEEELEVRSKIVKSAFNLSTIIVLDEIIDAKYEIYLDAQTYDDVREEII from the coding sequence TTGTTAGTTCATATTTGTTGTGCAGTTGATAGTCACTATTTCTTAGAAAGAATACAAGAAGAGTTTCCAGAGGAAACATTAGTAGGATTTTTTTATGATCCAAATATTCATCCATATAGTGAGTATCGTCTAAGATACCTAGATGTAGAATATTCATGTCAAAAATTAGGCATTGAACTTATTGAAGGTCCTTATAATCTAGAAGAATGGCTTAAAAAAGTAAAAGGAATGGAGCATCTACCTGAAAAAGGTGATAGATGTACAGTTTGTTATGATGATAGACTTGATAATACAGTTAGTAAAGCGCTAGAATTAGGACATAATAAATTTACTACAACTCTTTTGATTTCTCCTAAAAAATCTCAAGAAAAACTTGATGTAATTGGACATAATTTAGAAAAACTACATGGAATAGAATTTATTTATAGAGATTATAAAGCAGGAAATGGTGCTGAAATTCAAGGTAAAAAAGTAAAAGAAAACCAACTTTATAGACAAAATTATTGTGGTTGTTTATTTGGATTATCAGCTCAAAGAGAAGCACAAGATAAGATTATGGATGAAATGTTTAATCCTATTTCAAATCAGATTTTGCCTGAATCTATTGAAGAGAGATTAGAACTTTATAAAAGAAGAAATACTCTTGAATCAAGTGGAGAAAAATACAAAATAGTTAAGCATAGATTTTTAAATTATAGATTATTTAGCGCAACTGTAAAAGTAGCTAAAAAAATCGTAGCTTCATATATCTTGCCATATTCAATGATAAATAGAAATAAAACAAATGGAAGAATCGAATACGAAAAAGATGGAATAAATTATCTAAATAGAGACGAATTAAAAATTATAAGTATTGAAAAATTCAATTCTTTAGCAAATACAAACTATAAAAATGTAAAAGAGCTTATGTTCAATCCACCTCTTTTTGAAGAAGAATTAGAAGTTCGTTCAAAAATTGTAAAAAGTGCTTTTAACTTAAGTACGATAATAGTTTTAGATGAAATAATAGATGCAAAATATGAAATCTACTTAGATGCCCAAACTTATGATGATGTAAGAGAAGAAATTATATGA
- the lpxB gene encoding lipid-A-disaccharide synthase has protein sequence MKLLVCAMETSSNIHLKELKKYLDDDIEMVGVFDKELGKPLYDLTALAIMGIVDALKKLRFFFKLRDELVTLAKDCDKVLLMDSSGFNLPLAKKLKQSYPNKEIIYYILPQAWAWKQGRVKKLEEYCTKLCSIIPFESSIYNNKEKITYVGHPLLDEIHNFKEELTQSGKIAFMPGSRKTEIKNHMPIFRELAKKIPNKEHILIIPEKFDKEYIEKTYGDISDFTISTQAHKTLQEAEYGFICSGTATLEAALIGTPFTLSYIAKKIDYFIGSRFVKLSHVGLANIFFEKMGKKEIHKEFLQENVTVKNLLNDYKTMNKRLFFQNSKILREYLQNGSSKNVASIIQN, from the coding sequence ATGAAACTTTTAGTATGTGCAATGGAAACATCATCAAATATCCATTTAAAAGAATTAAAAAAATATCTTGATGATGATATTGAGATGGTGGGAGTTTTTGACAAAGAGTTAGGGAAACCATTGTATGATTTAACAGCATTAGCAATTATGGGAATTGTAGATGCTTTAAAAAAACTAAGATTCTTTTTTAAATTAAGAGATGAATTAGTAACTTTAGCAAAAGATTGTGATAAAGTCTTATTAATGGATTCTTCAGGATTCAATCTTCCTCTTGCAAAAAAACTAAAACAAAGCTATCCAAATAAAGAAATTATTTATTATATCTTGCCACAAGCTTGGGCTTGGAAACAAGGTCGTGTTAAAAAGTTAGAAGAATATTGCACAAAATTATGTTCAATTATTCCATTTGAGAGTTCAATTTATAATAATAAAGAAAAAATAACTTATGTTGGACATCCTCTACTTGATGAAATTCATAATTTCAAAGAAGAGCTAACACAAAGTGGCAAAATTGCTTTTATGCCAGGAAGTAGAAAAACAGAAATTAAAAATCATATGCCAATATTTAGAGAATTAGCAAAAAAAATCCCTAATAAAGAGCATATTTTAATCATTCCTGAAAAATTTGATAAAGAATATATTGAGAAAACTTATGGAGATATTTCTGATTTTACTATTTCTACACAAGCTCATAAAACACTTCAAGAAGCTGAATATGGATTTATTTGTTCAGGAACTGCAACTTTAGAAGCTGCACTTATTGGAACACCATTTACACTTTCATATATTGCAAAAAAAATTGATTATTTTATTGGTTCAAGATTTGTAAAACTATCTCATGTAGGATTAGCAAATATTTTCTTTGAAAAAATGGGGAAAAAAGAAATCCACAAAGAATTTTTACAAGAAAATGTTACAGTAAAAAATCTTCTAAATGATTATAAAACTATGAATAAAAGATTATTTTTTCAAAACTCAAAAATATTAAGAGAATACTTACAAAATGGAAGTTCTAAAAATGTTGCGAGCATAATTCAAAACTAA
- the fabZ gene encoding 3-hydroxyacyl-ACP dehydratase FabZ, whose translation MLDIIQIQEILPHRYPMLLVDRITDIDLKKSIKGFKNLSISEPAFQGHFPGHPIYPGVLILEGMAQAGGILALKSSDLTDEEMKNKVIYFMSIDKAKFRNPVKPGDRLDYELEVIKIKSTIMMLSGKAYVDGKLTAEAEFKAMIVDK comes from the coding sequence ATGTTAGATATTATACAAATTCAAGAAATTCTTCCTCATAGATATCCAATGTTACTTGTGGATAGAATCACAGATATAGATTTAAAAAAATCAATAAAAGGATTTAAAAATCTTTCTATTTCTGAACCAGCATTTCAAGGTCACTTCCCAGGCCATCCAATTTATCCTGGAGTATTAATCCTAGAAGGTATGGCTCAAGCTGGTGGGATTTTAGCTCTAAAGAGTTCAGATTTAACAGATGAAGAAATGAAAAATAAAGTAATTTACTTCATGAGTATTGATAAAGCAAAATTTAGAAATCCTGTTAAACCAGGAGATAGATTAGATTATGAACTTGAAGTTATCAAGATAAAAAGTACTATTATGATGCTAAGTGGGAAAGCTTATGTTGATGGTAAATTAACAGCAGAAGCTGAATTCAAAGCAATGATAGTGGATAAATAG
- the lpxA gene encoding acyl-ACP--UDP-N-acetylglucosamine O-acyltransferase gives MNTIHKTAIIEEGAILGDNITIGAFTIIGKNVKIDDGTTVDSHTVINGKTTVGKNNHIFSHAAIGTIPQDLKFDGEDVELIIGNNNKIREFTLFNPGTIGGGSITKIGDNNLFMGYTHVAHDVLIGDNCIFANGATLAGHVEIDDFVVIGGLTPIHQFCKIGKHAMIGGASAVAQDIPPYCLVEGNKAVLRGLNLNGLRRRFKDRSDIDAIRSAYRALFESGNPLADVAKELLETSENEHVKELANFVINTKRGIPYNRK, from the coding sequence ATGAATACTATTCATAAAACTGCAATAATTGAAGAAGGCGCAATCCTAGGTGATAATATCACTATTGGTGCTTTTACAATTATCGGTAAAAATGTAAAAATTGATGATGGAACAACCGTAGATTCGCATACAGTAATAAATGGGAAAACTACAGTTGGAAAAAATAATCATATTTTTTCACATGCAGCAATTGGAACAATACCTCAAGATTTAAAATTTGATGGTGAAGATGTAGAACTAATTATTGGAAATAACAATAAAATTAGAGAATTCACATTATTTAATCCAGGAACAATAGGTGGTGGGTCAATTACTAAAATTGGCGATAACAACTTATTTATGGGATATACACACGTAGCCCATGATGTTCTTATTGGGGACAATTGTATTTTTGCAAATGGAGCTACTCTAGCAGGTCATGTTGAAATTGATGATTTTGTAGTAATTGGTGGATTAACACCAATTCACCAATTTTGTAAAATTGGAAAACATGCAATGATAGGTGGAGCTTCCGCAGTTGCTCAAGATATTCCTCCTTATTGTTTAGTAGAAGGAAATAAAGCAGTCTTACGTGGTCTTAACTTAAATGGATTAAGAAGAAGATTTAAAGACAGATCAGACATCGATGCAATTAGAAGTGCATATAGAGCATTATTTGAATCAGGAAATCCTTTAGCTGATGTTGCAAAAGAATTACTTGAAACAAGTGAAAATGAACATGTTAAAGAATTAGCAAATTTTGTAATAAATACAAAACGTGGTATTCCTTACAATAGAAAATAA
- the clpX gene encoding ATP-dependent Clp protease ATP-binding subunit ClpX, whose protein sequence is MSKIICDFCGTTDSKNNPVIAGDNACICKACVTAAHDIMSGSGPEEKSIENIENIPKEEVLLRTPAQLKAILDEYVIGQDTAKKVLSVAVYNHYKRIFRHHEIDDDTELNKSNVLLIGPTGSGKTLLAQTISKYLDVPLAIADATSLTEAGYVGDDVENIVTRLVQAAGGDIEKAQRGIIFIDEVDKVARMSENRSITRDVSGEGVQQALLKIVEGATVNVPAKGGRKHPGQEALQVDTTNILFVCGGAFDGLEDIIKKKEGANILGFNQEVKSKKDDKNIISKVEADDLVKYGLIPELIGRLHMIATLNEITEDDMVHILTEPKNALIKQYIKLFEMDDVTLKFEKTALKELARLAIERKTGARGLRSILEDIMLDIMFNLPNYKNKTITITKDVVLKLKEPKVV, encoded by the coding sequence ATGAGTAAAATTATATGTGATTTTTGTGGAACTACAGATTCTAAAAATAACCCAGTAATAGCAGGAGACAATGCTTGTATTTGTAAAGCTTGTGTAACTGCAGCACATGATATTATGAGCGGAAGTGGTCCAGAAGAAAAGAGTATTGAGAATATTGAGAATATTCCAAAAGAAGAAGTATTATTAAGAACTCCTGCTCAACTAAAAGCAATTTTAGATGAGTATGTAATTGGACAAGATACAGCCAAAAAAGTTTTATCAGTAGCTGTTTACAATCATTATAAAAGAATATTTAGACATCATGAAATTGATGATGATACAGAATTAAACAAATCAAATGTATTACTTATTGGACCAACTGGTTCAGGAAAAACATTATTAGCTCAAACTATTTCTAAATATCTTGATGTTCCTTTAGCAATTGCTGATGCAACTTCTTTAACTGAAGCTGGATATGTAGGTGATGATGTTGAAAATATCGTTACAAGACTTGTACAAGCAGCAGGTGGGGATATTGAAAAAGCTCAAAGAGGTATTATCTTTATTGATGAAGTTGATAAAGTAGCAAGAATGAGTGAAAATAGATCAATTACTAGAGACGTTTCAGGAGAAGGTGTACAACAAGCATTACTTAAAATAGTAGAAGGTGCAACTGTTAATGTTCCTGCAAAAGGTGGAAGAAAACACCCTGGACAAGAAGCTTTACAAGTTGATACTACAAATATTTTATTTGTTTGTGGGGGAGCATTTGATGGACTTGAAGATATTATCAAGAAAAAAGAAGGTGCAAATATTCTAGGTTTCAACCAAGAAGTAAAAAGCAAAAAAGATGATAAAAATATTATTTCAAAAGTAGAAGCTGATGATTTAGTTAAATATGGATTAATTCCTGAGTTAATTGGTCGTCTTCATATGATTGCAACATTAAATGAAATAACAGAAGATGATATGGTTCATATTTTAACTGAACCAAAAAATGCATTAATCAAACAATATATTAAACTATTTGAAATGGATGATGTAACTCTTAAATTTGAAAAAACAGCATTAAAAGAACTTGCAAGACTTGCAATTGAAAGAAAAACAGGAGCAAGAGGATTAAGATCTATTTTAGAAGATATTATGCTTGATATTATGTTTAACCTTCCTAATTATAAAAATAAAACTATTACAATAACAAAAGATGTGGTTCTAAAGTTAAAAGAACCAAAAGTTGTATGA